A window of the Radiobacillus deserti genome harbors these coding sequences:
- the sigB gene encoding RNA polymerase sigma factor SigB, with the protein MTTKSQPHNRGEDEVYQWIQHLQKYPTDEVIQEKIVLAYQDLVESLARKYSKNSSIHEDLVQVGMLGLLAAIRRYEPAYGKSFESFAIPTIIGEVKRFIRDKTWSVHVPRRIKELGPKIKRAIEELTTDQQKSPSIAEIANHLDVSEEEVLETLEMGKSYKALSVDRKIEADSDGSKVSILDLIGNEESGYDKIDRQMLLEKILPILTDREQQILKCTYFQNLSQKETGEQLGISQMHVSRLQRRALRKLREALQSDSSEVFS; encoded by the coding sequence ATGACGACCAAATCTCAACCACACAATAGAGGTGAGGATGAGGTTTACCAATGGATTCAACATCTTCAGAAGTACCCCACAGACGAAGTAATACAAGAAAAAATAGTGCTAGCCTACCAGGACTTAGTAGAGTCATTGGCTAGAAAATATTCAAAAAATAGCTCTATACACGAGGATCTCGTCCAAGTGGGGATGCTAGGATTATTAGCAGCGATTAGAAGATACGAACCAGCCTATGGTAAATCTTTTGAATCTTTTGCTATACCTACAATTATTGGAGAAGTGAAGCGTTTTATCCGTGATAAAACGTGGAGTGTACATGTTCCAAGAAGAATTAAAGAATTAGGGCCCAAAATAAAAAGAGCTATTGAAGAATTGACGACCGACCAGCAGAAATCTCCTTCTATTGCCGAAATTGCTAACCATTTAGATGTCTCGGAAGAGGAAGTACTAGAGACATTAGAAATGGGAAAAAGCTACAAAGCATTATCAGTCGATCGTAAAATAGAGGCAGACTCGGATGGAAGTAAGGTATCTATACTTGATTTAATTGGGAACGAAGAAAGTGGCTATGATAAAATTGATCGGCAAATGCTACTAGAGAAGATTTTACCTATACTTACCGATAGAGAACAGCAAATTTTGAAGTGTACGTATTTCCAGAATCTGAGTCAAAAAGAAACAGGAGAACAATTGGGTATCTCACAAATGCACGTTTCCCGTTTGCAACGACGTGCTTTAAGAAAATTACGTGAGGCACTTCAATCGGATAGCTCGGAGGTATTTAGTTGA
- a CDS encoding PP2C family protein-serine/threonine phosphatase: MDRYQKLLKKYIETQDETALYQAEQFSKMSMQKKISPEEIIHVHNQAIMELFPDLPKDFHLAMKFLLETMMSYGLAYQEFQSLREKQLELKSEISVAANMQQTLLSTVKPSIEGLDIGVISVPANQMNGDYYHFIKGEHDGKLGVAIADVIGKGIPAALAMSMIKYFMDSLPESSMSPQMILKHLNRVVERNVDPSMFITMFYGSYDVDAEIFTYSSAGHEPGYYYNRETGMYKEIEAKGLVLGVDSKSSYEQFELNIEKGDKIVLLTDGVTECRQGDRFIEREEVFEVIQKYDHLPAQEAVEQVYKHFERLQDFHLRDDFTLIMLSKNV; the protein is encoded by the coding sequence ATGGACAGATATCAAAAATTGTTAAAGAAATATATAGAGACTCAAGACGAAACAGCATTATATCAAGCGGAGCAATTTAGTAAGATGTCAATGCAAAAGAAGATTTCTCCAGAGGAGATCATCCATGTTCATAATCAGGCGATTATGGAGCTTTTCCCTGACTTGCCGAAGGATTTTCACTTGGCGATGAAATTTTTACTAGAAACGATGATGTCTTACGGTTTGGCTTATCAAGAGTTTCAATCTTTAAGAGAAAAACAGCTGGAATTGAAGTCGGAAATTTCAGTTGCTGCCAACATGCAACAAACACTTTTATCGACCGTTAAACCTTCTATAGAAGGTTTGGATATTGGCGTCATAAGTGTACCCGCCAACCAAATGAATGGAGATTACTATCATTTCATAAAAGGAGAGCATGATGGGAAGCTTGGTGTAGCTATTGCCGATGTTATCGGAAAAGGGATTCCAGCAGCGTTAGCTATGTCTATGATTAAATATTTTATGGATAGTTTGCCAGAAAGCTCGATGAGTCCGCAAATGATTCTGAAACATTTGAATAGGGTAGTTGAGAGGAACGTAGATCCAAGCATGTTTATCACAATGTTTTATGGATCCTATGATGTCGATGCTGAAATTTTCACTTATTCTTCTGCTGGTCATGAACCGGGCTATTATTACAATAGAGAAACAGGTATGTATAAGGAAATCGAAGCAAAAGGGTTAGTCCTTGGGGTAGATTCGAAAAGCTCTTATGAGCAATTCGAGCTCAATATCGAAAAGGGAGATAAAATTGTTTTGCTAACGGATGGTGTAACAGAATGTAGACAAGGAGACCGATTCATCGAGAGAGAGGAAGTTTTTGAGGTTATTCAGAAATATGATCACCTCCCAGCTCAAGAAGCGGTGGAGCAAGTGTATAAACATTTTGAACGGTTACAAGATTTTCATTTAAGAGATGACTTTACATTGATCATGTTGTCGAAAAACGTTTAG
- the thiL gene encoding thiamine-phosphate kinase: protein MDEFSFIQSIQPKTYKRTNLIKGIGDDAAVFRPMYHDVVTSVDTFVEGIHFSKETMSAYDVGYRVLATNLSDMAAMGSTPSFYLVSIVIPKHWSEEELQALYKGMEDLARLYNMDLIGGDTVSGDQLVVSVTIMGEVTSGKARYRSHALPGDVVFVTGTLGDSAAGLHVLLKKEKGEDYDYVINRHRRPSPRVKFAKSLEAIKRLSLNDVSDGISSDVGEIAESSHVDLHIDYEALPIHSSLKTSFDKFLLRKWVLSGGEDYELIGTVPPSDWGRVEEAARKTGTRVTRIGRVEQAKGSTPTVFLHEAGTKQILKKEGFNHLKGD, encoded by the coding sequence ATGGACGAATTTTCTTTTATACAATCTATTCAACCAAAAACCTATAAACGTACTAACCTTATAAAAGGAATTGGAGATGACGCTGCTGTTTTCCGTCCTATGTACCATGATGTGGTTACTTCGGTAGATACATTCGTAGAAGGAATTCACTTTTCTAAGGAAACAATGAGTGCATATGATGTTGGGTATCGGGTACTAGCTACAAATCTTAGTGATATGGCAGCTATGGGATCTACTCCATCCTTTTACTTAGTATCTATTGTAATTCCGAAGCATTGGTCAGAGGAAGAGCTTCAAGCACTATATAAAGGGATGGAGGACTTAGCTCGACTGTATAACATGGATCTCATTGGTGGAGATACGGTTTCAGGAGACCAACTAGTTGTCTCTGTTACGATTATGGGAGAAGTGACGAGTGGAAAAGCAAGGTATCGAAGTCATGCGCTGCCAGGTGATGTCGTGTTTGTAACAGGAACGCTCGGTGATTCGGCAGCAGGTCTCCACGTATTGTTAAAGAAAGAAAAAGGTGAAGACTACGATTATGTAATAAACCGTCATCGTAGACCAAGCCCAAGAGTGAAGTTTGCAAAATCTCTGGAAGCTATAAAAAGGCTTTCTTTGAATGACGTAAGCGATGGAATTAGTAGTGACGTTGGTGAAATTGCTGAATCCTCTCATGTAGATTTACATATTGACTATGAAGCGTTACCTATTCATTCATCATTGAAGACATCATTTGATAAATTCTTATTAAGAAAATGGGTCTTATCTGGTGGCGAAGATTATGAATTAATAGGTACAGTTCCACCGTCTGATTGGGGACGGGTAGAGGAAGCAGCACGTAAAACTGGAACGCGTGTAACGAGGATTGGAAGAGTCGAACAAGCAAAGGGAAGTACTCCGACTGTATTTTTACATGAAGCCGGGACTAAACAGATCCTAAAAAAAGAAGGGTTCAACCATTTAAAAGGTGATTAG
- a CDS encoding SprT family protein, which yields MELPLTQVELEKLVHSLSVEYFHKPFVDDVAFNARLRTTGGRYIPTKRRIELNPKYLTELGRDEFEGIIKHELCHYHLHIEGKGYKHRDPEFRQLLKETKSPRFCSSLPSAENRRVKHSYKCVKCEQVYTRARQVNIKKYRCGKCRGKLQKV from the coding sequence ATGGAGTTGCCATTAACGCAAGTAGAATTAGAAAAGCTCGTTCATTCATTATCCGTTGAATATTTTCATAAACCATTCGTCGATGACGTAGCTTTCAATGCTAGGCTCCGTACAACAGGTGGGAGGTATATTCCTACTAAAAGAAGGATTGAATTAAATCCTAAATACCTAACAGAGCTAGGGAGAGACGAATTCGAAGGAATCATCAAGCATGAGCTTTGTCATTACCATTTACATATAGAAGGAAAAGGGTATAAGCATCGCGATCCAGAATTCCGTCAGTTGCTGAAAGAAACAAAATCTCCTAGGTTTTGTTCTTCCTTACCTTCTGCTGAAAATAGAAGGGTGAAGCATAGCTATAAATGTGTGAAGTGTGAACAAGTGTACACAAGAGCGAGGCAAGTGAATATAAAGAAGTACAGATGCGGGAAGTGTAGAGGTAAGTTGCAGAAAGTATAA
- a CDS encoding RsbT co-antagonist protein RsbRA yields the protein MNREFKRVVLENSDAIVKMWLEELSKNRENDYTSTISNELFNNTNREFVNIIFTSVENEGTTKELESFSERLVNLGWPLSYLTDGLQSFRRVSINYLLSQSKEVNSDFFSNVLQAVDAWVDPIINQLVNEYSGSWENIVSLQRVALQELSAPLIPVMDNITIMPLIGTIDTERAKLIMENLLDGVIKHNAEVVLIDITGVPVVDTMVAHHIIQAAEAVRLIGSTCILVGIRPEIAQTIVNLGIDLRKFPTKSSLRKGFKTALQLTNRQINDIEKNNEGIEKILGSLDRE from the coding sequence ATGAATAGGGAATTTAAAAGAGTCGTATTAGAGAATAGTGATGCCATTGTAAAAATGTGGTTAGAGGAACTATCTAAGAATAGGGAAAATGATTATACGTCTACAATTTCTAATGAGCTTTTTAACAACACGAATCGAGAATTCGTAAACATCATCTTTACAAGTGTTGAAAATGAAGGAACGACAAAAGAACTAGAAAGTTTTTCTGAACGTTTGGTCAATTTAGGCTGGCCGTTAAGCTATCTAACCGATGGCTTACAATCGTTTAGACGTGTGTCTATTAATTATTTATTAAGTCAATCAAAAGAAGTAAATTCTGACTTCTTTTCTAATGTATTACAAGCCGTCGATGCATGGGTCGATCCAATCATAAATCAGTTAGTCAATGAATATTCTGGTAGTTGGGAGAATATTGTATCGCTTCAGCGAGTAGCTTTACAGGAACTTTCGGCTCCGTTGATACCGGTTATGGATAATATCACTATAATGCCATTAATCGGTACCATTGATACAGAAAGAGCAAAATTAATTATGGAAAATCTATTAGATGGGGTGATTAAGCATAACGCAGAGGTTGTCCTCATCGATATTACGGGAGTTCCTGTAGTGGATACGATGGTTGCTCATCATATTATCCAAGCGGCAGAAGCGGTTCGCCTCATCGGGTCAACTTGTATTTTAGTTGGGATTCGTCCAGAAATTGCCCAAACGATAGTAAACCTAGGCATTGATTTAAGGAAATTCCCGACGAAGAGTTCATTACGTAAAGGGTTTAAGACTGCATTGCAGCTAACAAACCGCCAAATCAATGATATTGAAAAAAATAATGAAGGAATTGAAAAAATACTAGGTTCTCTGGATAGGGAGTGA
- a CDS encoding ISL3 family transposase, with protein MYMDFTMNIPGLKECIITNMEDRDGTVQIYVEMERIPHCCPVCETKTDRVHDYRYQKIKHLKWFERMTLLWYKRRRYACPSCGKRFSEKSPIVERYQRASIEWNQAVSIKSIKGKTFKEVGETFGASASTIVRRFDKLAEEQIKKVETLPSVIAIDEYKGDTKEGKYQLIIADGITRQPLDILPNRYKNTIKNYLQKHGQQVEVVIMDMSSSFKAAVQKALGKPIIVADRFHFCRYIYWGLDRVRRRVQQTFHDYDRKKCKRMKHVFHKPKNRLKEDEMWHLERYLGMSEELRTAHELKEIYKDWFEEAKVIGSENIFKVKKDLKAFYDLVRESELPEMISAIKTFQNWQVEILNSFVYNYSNGFLEGINNTTKVLKRNAFGFRSFKRFRAKILLARQYKEVGLHIG; from the coding sequence GTGTATATGGATTTTACCATGAATATACCAGGATTAAAAGAATGCATTATAACTAATATGGAAGATCGTGATGGAACGGTTCAGATTTATGTAGAAATGGAGCGTATCCCTCATTGTTGCCCGGTTTGTGAAACTAAAACAGACCGTGTACATGATTATAGATATCAAAAAATAAAACACTTAAAGTGGTTTGAGCGAATGACTCTATTATGGTATAAACGTCGTCGTTATGCTTGTCCTTCTTGTGGGAAGCGATTCTCAGAAAAAAGTCCAATAGTAGAACGGTACCAACGTGCTTCTATTGAATGGAACCAAGCGGTTTCAATAAAATCGATAAAAGGAAAGACCTTTAAAGAGGTTGGCGAAACATTCGGTGCATCAGCTTCAACAATTGTAAGACGCTTTGATAAATTAGCTGAAGAGCAAATAAAAAAGGTAGAAACCTTGCCATCCGTTATTGCAATTGATGAATATAAAGGAGATACAAAGGAAGGGAAATACCAGCTAATTATCGCAGATGGTATCACTAGACAACCTCTTGATATACTACCTAATCGGTATAAAAACACAATTAAAAATTATCTACAAAAACATGGCCAACAGGTTGAAGTAGTTATCATGGATATGAGTTCATCCTTTAAGGCAGCTGTTCAAAAGGCATTAGGGAAGCCTATTATCGTAGCCGATCGATTTCATTTTTGTAGATATATTTATTGGGGATTAGATCGTGTTAGAAGACGTGTGCAACAAACCTTCCACGACTATGATCGTAAGAAATGTAAGCGTATGAAACATGTATTTCATAAACCAAAGAATCGCTTGAAAGAAGACGAAATGTGGCATTTAGAAAGATATTTAGGAATGTCAGAAGAACTAAGAACTGCTCATGAACTAAAGGAAATATATAAAGATTGGTTTGAAGAAGCTAAAGTAATTGGGAGTGAAAATATCTTCAAGGTGAAGAAAGACCTAAAAGCTTTCTATGATCTGGTAAGAGAATCTGAATTACCAGAAATGATTAGTGCGATTAAGACGTTTCAAAATTGGCAAGTTGAAATACTAAATAGCTTTGTTTATAACTATTCAAACGGTTTTTTGGAAGGGATTAATAATACTACGAAAGTTTTAAAGAGGAATGCGTTTGGATTTAGAAGCTTCAAACGTTTTAGAGCAAAGATTTTACTCGCAAGACAGTATAAAGAAGTAGGGTTGCATATTGGTTGA
- the rsbW gene encoding anti-sigma B factor RsbW: MEPFDFIEIKVPAKAEYVGVVRLTSSGIANRMGFSYEDIEDLKVAISEAMTNAVTHAYEHDEIGEVTIGFGLYENRLEVMVADHGGSFNLEQVKDGIGPYEQKESIENLREGGFGLFLIEALMDKVEINNDYGVIVLMTKYLNENEVGIDDDQISTTQ, from the coding sequence ATGGAACCCTTTGACTTTATAGAGATTAAAGTGCCGGCGAAAGCTGAGTACGTCGGTGTCGTCCGGTTAACAAGCTCTGGAATTGCAAATCGAATGGGTTTTAGCTATGAAGATATTGAAGACCTAAAGGTAGCGATTAGTGAAGCGATGACAAATGCAGTAACTCACGCGTACGAGCATGATGAAATTGGTGAAGTCACGATCGGATTTGGTTTATATGAAAATCGTCTTGAAGTCATGGTCGCGGATCATGGTGGCAGCTTTAACTTAGAACAGGTCAAAGATGGAATTGGACCGTACGAACAGAAAGAGTCCATTGAAAACCTTCGTGAGGGAGGGTTCGGACTTTTTCTAATAGAGGCACTAATGGACAAGGTTGAAATTAATAACGATTATGGGGTTATTGTTCTGATGACAAAATACCTCAATGAAAATGAGGTGGGAATCGATGACGACCAAATCTCAACCACACAATAG
- a CDS encoding anti-sigma regulatory factor: MQPQTCVTIQKEWDIVGARQVGRDFAKKLGFGTVDQARIATAISELARNIYLYAGKGQICFEVIEDMEHKGLAILATDNGPGIRDISAVMEDGYSTSGGLGAGLPGVKRLMDDFNIISEHGKGTEIRTVKWIR; this comes from the coding sequence ATTCAGCCCCAGACCTGCGTTACAATTCAAAAAGAATGGGATATAGTCGGCGCTCGTCAGGTCGGGCGTGACTTTGCAAAAAAGTTAGGGTTCGGAACTGTTGACCAGGCGCGAATTGCAACGGCAATCTCAGAATTAGCAAGAAACATTTATTTATATGCTGGTAAAGGCCAAATTTGCTTTGAAGTAATTGAAGATATGGAACACAAAGGACTAGCAATCCTTGCCACTGATAATGGGCCGGGTATTCGAGATATTAGTGCCGTGATGGAAGACGGTTATTCCACATCTGGTGGATTAGGAGCTGGATTGCCTGGTGTGAAACGGTTAATGGATGATTTTAATATTATATCTGAGCATGGTAAAGGAACAGAAATTAGAACGGTGAAATGGATTAGATAG
- the tsaE gene encoding tRNA (adenosine(37)-N6)-threonylcarbamoyltransferase complex ATPase subunit type 1 TsaE, whose amino-acid sequence MKSYEFIAHTELETKHLAEKLATLLHPGAVVTLEGDLGAGKTTFTKGIGTGLGVRRTINSPTFTIVKEYMGELPLYHMDVYRLEESEEDIGFDEYFNGPGISIVEWASFIADFLPDERLDIQLEIIDEHTRKIKLYPRGMKFERVCEELGR is encoded by the coding sequence ATGAAAAGTTATGAATTTATAGCACATACAGAATTAGAAACGAAGCATCTTGCGGAGAAACTAGCAACGTTATTACATCCAGGTGCAGTAGTGACCCTTGAAGGGGACTTAGGTGCGGGTAAAACAACGTTTACAAAGGGAATTGGGACAGGGCTTGGAGTGCGAAGAACGATTAATAGTCCTACGTTTACGATTGTGAAGGAGTATATGGGTGAATTGCCTTTATATCATATGGATGTGTACCGATTAGAAGAAAGTGAAGAAGATATCGGATTCGATGAGTATTTCAATGGGCCTGGAATTTCAATCGTGGAATGGGCTTCGTTCATCGCAGATTTCCTCCCGGATGAGCGATTAGATATCCAATTAGAAATAATAGATGAGCATACTAGGAAAATAAAGCTTTATCCACGAGGTATGAAATTTGAGAGAGTTTGTGAGGAGTTAGGACGATGA
- a CDS encoding Tex family protein — protein sequence MLSEVEQKDSLIKWVAKETGVAIQPIKQVITLIEKGNTVPFIARYRKEQTGGLDEVQIKAIEDKWQYALHLSERKEEVIRLIEEQGKLTPDLKEDIINATQLQKVEDLYRPYKQKRRTRATVAKEKGLEPLAQLIWKQQVQTLEAEAHTYLSEEHELTSVEEVLAGASDIIAEWIADDPTYREYIRDKTFRLGTIQAEAKKKEKDEKGVFEMYYEYHEPIRSIVSHRILALNRGEKEDILKVTIEPPTDDVLLYLNKKIILASASKETKELLASTIEDSYKRLIQPSIEREIRSSLSETAEEQAIDIFSKNLKNLLLQPPLKGKTVLGVDPAYRTGCKLAVIDETGKVHSINVIYPTPPKSDKKNAEAVVLDYMNKFNIELVAIGNGTASRETEQFIADTIRNNNLDVSYIIVNEAGASVYSASKLAREEFPDLQVEERSAVSIARRVQDPLAELVKIDPKSIGVGQYQHDVSQKSLSESLTFVVETAVNQVGVNVNTASASLLQYVSGLSKTVANNIVKQRNEEGKFTNRGQLKNIPRLGNKTYEQCIGFLRVLDGDQPLDRTPIHPESYKATEKLLNKLDCSVQDIGTPKLQDKLKSLDLASLAEELAIGRPTLEDIVGALARPERDPRDEFDQPLLKTDVLAMEDLKPGMELQGTVRNVVDFGIFVDIGVKQDGLVHISKMSKQFVKHPMDIASVGDVVTVWVEQVDVDKQRIALSMVEN from the coding sequence ATGTTGAGTGAAGTGGAACAAAAAGATTCATTGATCAAATGGGTGGCGAAGGAAACAGGCGTTGCCATCCAACCAATTAAACAAGTAATCACCTTAATCGAAAAAGGAAACACTGTACCTTTCATTGCTCGTTATAGAAAGGAACAAACGGGTGGATTAGATGAGGTGCAAATAAAAGCGATTGAAGACAAATGGCAGTATGCCCTTCATTTGTCAGAACGGAAAGAAGAAGTCATTCGATTAATAGAGGAACAAGGAAAACTAACGCCAGATTTAAAAGAGGACATTATAAACGCTACGCAGCTACAAAAGGTTGAGGATCTCTATCGTCCTTATAAACAGAAAAGACGCACGAGGGCGACGGTTGCAAAAGAAAAAGGACTAGAACCTCTTGCTCAGTTGATTTGGAAACAACAAGTTCAAACTTTAGAAGCAGAAGCTCATACATATTTATCTGAAGAGCATGAATTAACTTCCGTTGAAGAGGTACTAGCTGGTGCTTCAGATATTATTGCAGAATGGATAGCGGATGATCCTACTTATCGTGAATATATTCGAGATAAGACGTTTCGACTAGGTACGATTCAAGCGGAAGCGAAGAAAAAAGAGAAGGATGAAAAAGGCGTTTTTGAAATGTATTATGAATACCATGAGCCTATTCGTTCTATTGTTTCCCACCGAATCCTAGCGCTTAATCGTGGTGAGAAAGAGGATATATTAAAAGTGACGATTGAACCGCCGACAGATGACGTGCTTTTATATTTGAATAAGAAGATCATCCTAGCCTCTGCTTCGAAGGAGACGAAAGAGCTTCTAGCATCAACGATAGAAGATAGCTATAAACGACTAATACAACCATCTATCGAACGAGAAATTAGAAGTTCCCTCTCCGAAACAGCAGAAGAACAGGCGATTGATATATTCTCCAAAAACCTGAAAAACTTGTTACTTCAGCCACCGCTAAAAGGGAAAACAGTATTAGGTGTAGATCCCGCCTATCGGACGGGCTGTAAGCTAGCAGTAATCGATGAAACAGGTAAGGTGCATTCTATCAATGTCATCTATCCGACACCACCAAAAAGTGATAAGAAGAATGCAGAAGCTGTCGTCTTAGACTATATGAATAAGTTTAATATCGAGTTAGTAGCAATCGGAAATGGTACTGCTTCAAGAGAAACGGAGCAATTTATTGCTGACACCATTCGAAATAATAATCTGGACGTTTCTTATATTATTGTGAACGAAGCTGGAGCAAGTGTATACTCCGCCTCTAAATTAGCTAGAGAAGAATTTCCGGATTTACAGGTGGAAGAAAGAAGTGCGGTTTCTATCGCGCGTCGAGTGCAAGATCCACTAGCTGAGTTAGTTAAAATAGATCCCAAATCCATCGGGGTTGGTCAGTATCAACATGATGTATCACAGAAGAGCTTAAGTGAATCATTAACCTTTGTAGTGGAAACAGCAGTTAACCAAGTAGGGGTAAACGTAAACACTGCCTCTGCGTCTTTACTTCAATATGTATCGGGCCTGAGTAAAACGGTCGCTAACAATATTGTCAAGCAACGAAATGAAGAAGGGAAGTTTACGAACCGTGGCCAGCTAAAGAATATTCCTAGACTCGGTAATAAAACGTATGAGCAATGTATCGGTTTCTTACGAGTATTAGATGGGGACCAGCCGCTAGATCGGACACCAATTCACCCTGAAAGCTACAAAGCAACGGAAAAGCTATTAAATAAATTGGACTGCTCAGTTCAAGATATCGGAACACCGAAATTGCAAGATAAGCTAAAGTCTTTAGATCTAGCTTCTTTAGCAGAGGAGTTAGCCATCGGTCGCCCAACGTTAGAGGACATCGTTGGAGCGTTAGCCAGACCGGAAAGAGACCCGCGTGACGAGTTTGACCAACCACTCCTAAAAACAGATGTGTTAGCAATGGAAGATTTAAAACCAGGAATGGAGCTGCAAGGAACCGTACGAAATGTAGTGGACTTCGGTATCTTTGTCGATATTGGAGTCAAACAGGATGGGCTTGTTCATATATCGAAAATGTCTAAACAGTTTGTGAAACACCCAATGGACATCGCTTCTGTTGGAGATGTCGTAACCGTTTGGGTGGAACAAGTAGATGTGGACAAACAACGGATTGCGCTTTCTATGGTGGAAAACTAA
- a CDS encoding STAS domain-containing protein codes for MRIPILKLQNYLLISIQIDLDDQTAIQFQEDLLNKIHQSGATGVVIDLTSVDIIDSFIAKVLGDVVTMSDLMGAKVVLTGIQPAVAMTLIDLGIHMQDVPTALDLEQGLIKLRQELEE; via the coding sequence ATGAGAATACCGATTCTGAAATTACAAAATTATTTACTGATTTCCATCCAAATCGATTTAGATGATCAAACAGCTATTCAATTTCAAGAGGATTTATTAAATAAAATTCATCAAAGTGGTGCAACAGGTGTTGTGATTGATTTAACTTCTGTTGATATCATTGATTCATTTATAGCAAAAGTATTAGGGGACGTTGTGACCATGTCAGATCTGATGGGGGCTAAAGTAGTTCTTACTGGTATCCAGCCAGCGGTTGCTATGACATTAATTGACCTTGGTATCCACATGCAAGATGTACCTACCGCTTTAGATTTAGAACAGGGTCTTATTAAATTGAGACAGGAACTGGAGGAGTGA
- a CDS encoding SpoIIE family protein phosphatase, producing the protein MTERKRMDVSVFQQAKKGNYYCGDSYYYEETDDGFICALADGLGSGEYAKESSHAVIQAIEHNKDVSLDQLIKICNQELIGKRGVVLGMLKVDYHSHTFSFTSIGNVGVMTITSSGEKKRSIPNSGYLAGYPRPFKVTKGQLENHLVFILFSDGVNDRDLSSKYFMMKEVHQITETFESICGTNEKDDTTLIAIKYTE; encoded by the coding sequence TTGACGGAAAGAAAACGCATGGATGTCTCCGTCTTTCAGCAGGCCAAGAAAGGCAATTACTATTGTGGAGATAGCTACTATTATGAAGAAACAGACGATGGCTTTATTTGTGCATTAGCAGACGGACTCGGTAGTGGAGAATATGCCAAGGAATCGTCTCACGCTGTGATTCAGGCCATTGAACATAATAAGGATGTTTCACTTGATCAGTTAATTAAGATATGCAATCAAGAATTGATTGGAAAACGTGGTGTTGTCTTGGGTATGCTGAAGGTTGATTACCACTCACATACTTTTTCTTTTACCTCTATCGGAAATGTTGGTGTTATGACCATTACTTCATCTGGAGAGAAAAAAAGAAGCATTCCTAATTCCGGATACTTAGCTGGTTATCCGCGTCCTTTTAAAGTGACAAAAGGGCAATTAGAGAATCATCTTGTTTTTATTCTCTTTTCAGATGGAGTGAATGACAGAGACTTATCGTCTAAGTATTTTATGATGAAAGAAGTCCATCAGATTACGGAAACGTTTGAGTCCATATGTGGAACGAATGAAAAGGACGACACAACTCTCATTGCAATTAAATACACGGAGTAG
- the cmpA gene encoding cortex morphogenetic protein CmpA, with protein sequence MPKWFMKQMTEAFLSKNIYQIKILNQCWFFYREKNTNSS encoded by the coding sequence ATGCCTAAATGGTTTATGAAGCAAATGACAGAAGCTTTCCTTTCCAAAAACATATATCAAATCAAAATACTAAATCAATGCTGGTTTTTTTATCGAGAGAAAAACACTAACTCCTCTTAA
- a CDS encoding STAS domain-containing protein, producing MNLDIKVTQEKNKSVVKLSGEIDAYTAPDLKDTLLPLATSEGTTVEVDLENVSYMDSTGLGVFVSALKATKEVGSQLALVRLQDRVLRLFKITGLIDIMDIEQKVRGGN from the coding sequence ATGAATTTAGATATTAAAGTAACTCAGGAGAAAAATAAGTCGGTTGTAAAGCTTTCCGGAGAAATTGACGCGTATACTGCTCCTGATCTTAAAGATACATTACTACCTCTAGCGACAAGTGAAGGTACTACCGTTGAAGTAGACTTAGAAAACGTATCCTATATGGATAGTACGGGACTAGGCGTATTTGTCAGTGCGTTAAAGGCGACGAAAGAAGTGGGAAGTCAGTTAGCATTAGTGAGATTGCAAGATCGTGTATTGCGGTTGTTCAAGATTACGGGGTTAATTGACATTATGGATATAGAACAAAAGGTAAGAGGTGGGAACTAA